Proteins encoded within one genomic window of Thermodesulfobacteriota bacterium:
- a CDS encoding DNA polymerase, with translation MSFHIVLFFSFVDGSPLNWLFVDMNSYFASVEQELRPELRGLPVGVVPVMADSTCCIAASYEAKAFGVTTGTRVSAAREMCPGIVLVESRPVEYIEMHGKIRAAVDSVLPVHRVDSIDEMSCRLTGRQTEHGSAVALGHAVKDAIRKQAGEYLKCSVGIAPNRFLAKVASDMQKPDGFVVIKKEELPERLYPLSLTDFPGIGRRMYARLRANGISTVEELCGLTENRMGRIWESVVGKRWHALLRGDDIPEPETARKSVSHSHVLPPAQRTDEGVRAVFVNLIHKAAFRLRRLGCLTRKMTVGIDYFGEHRGWRKGISIDMKNDTQTMIEAFTGVWNERPRGRKPLRVSVAFIDLVPAGESTLPLLPAERKRDDVAAALDSINDKFGTNSIYYGSMHAAPDAAPLRISFTSIPDVIKPTKSLRTPGGKK, from the coding sequence TTGAGCTTTCATATTGTGTTATTCTTTTCATTCGTGGACGGCTCGCCCCTTAACTGGCTCTTCGTCGATATGAACTCCTACTTCGCCTCGGTCGAGCAGGAGCTCCGCCCCGAGCTCCGCGGCCTTCCGGTGGGCGTAGTCCCGGTCATGGCCGACAGCACGTGCTGCATAGCGGCCAGTTACGAGGCCAAGGCGTTCGGCGTCACGACGGGAACGCGCGTCTCGGCCGCGCGGGAGATGTGCCCCGGCATCGTGCTCGTCGAATCGCGTCCGGTCGAATACATAGAGATGCACGGGAAGATACGTGCCGCCGTCGATTCGGTCCTCCCCGTCCACAGGGTCGATTCCATAGACGAGATGTCGTGCAGGCTCACGGGACGGCAGACGGAGCATGGCAGCGCCGTCGCGCTGGGCCATGCGGTGAAAGACGCCATAAGGAAACAGGCCGGCGAGTATCTGAAGTGCTCCGTCGGCATAGCGCCCAACCGCTTCCTGGCCAAGGTGGCCAGCGACATGCAGAAGCCCGACGGCTTCGTCGTCATAAAAAAGGAAGAGCTCCCCGAGAGGCTCTACCCGCTTTCACTGACCGACTTCCCCGGGATAGGGCGGCGCATGTATGCGCGGCTCAGGGCCAACGGAATAAGCACCGTCGAGGAGCTCTGCGGGCTCACCGAAAACAGGATGGGGCGCATATGGGAGAGCGTCGTCGGGAAGAGATGGCATGCGCTCCTCCGGGGCGACGACATCCCCGAGCCGGAAACCGCGCGGAAGAGCGTAAGCCATTCCCACGTCCTGCCGCCCGCGCAGAGGACCGACGAAGGCGTCCGGGCCGTATTCGTGAACCTCATACACAAGGCCGCCTTCAGGCTGAGGCGTCTCGGCTGCCTCACGCGGAAGATGACTGTCGGGATAGATTATTTCGGGGAGCATCGGGGCTGGAGGAAGGGCATAAGTATAGATATGAAGAACGACACGCAGACGATGATAGAGGCGTTCACGGGCGTCTGGAACGAAAGGCCCCGGGGGCGTAAGCCGCTCCGGGTGTCGGTCGCGTTCATCGACCTCGTCCCGGCCGGCGAAAGCACCCTCCCGCTCCTGCCGGCGGAAAGGAAGAGGGACGACGTCGCCGCCGCGCTCGACAGCATAAACGACAAGTTCGGAACGAACAGCATATATTACGGATCGATGCACGCGGCCCCGGACGCCGCCCCGCTCAGGATATCCTTCACGTCCATACCGGACGTCATAAAGCCCACGAAATCCCTCCGGACGCCCGGCGGAAAGAAATAG
- a CDS encoding oxaloacetate decarboxylase, whose product MTTNGEKLRAVLSGEGVLVLPGVHDCISARLAEAAGFEAAFTSGFGISASTLGRPDFGFLTATEMLASVSRIVSSVGIPVVADIDTGYGNPLNVMRTVGDVVSAGAAGVILEDQEWPKKCGHFEGKRVISAEEHAEKIRAAVEARGSSELVIIGRTDARAVNGLEDAIRRGRIYYESGADVVFIEAPQSVEELREIAAAFPDAPLFANMVEGGRTPLLSAAELGELGFKIVVFPLSGLFSATKAMERCLAYLRKNGSTFGYADMLTFREFEAVVDVPGYRALEKKFTVS is encoded by the coding sequence ATGACGACTAACGGAGAGAAGCTGCGGGCGGTGCTTTCGGGCGAAGGGGTGCTCGTCCTTCCGGGCGTGCACGACTGCATAAGCGCGAGGCTCGCCGAGGCGGCGGGGTTCGAGGCCGCGTTCACGAGCGGCTTCGGCATATCGGCTTCGACGCTCGGGCGGCCCGACTTCGGGTTCCTGACTGCTACCGAGATGCTGGCGAGCGTGAGCCGTATAGTCTCCTCCGTCGGGATCCCCGTCGTGGCCGACATAGACACCGGGTACGGCAATCCGTTAAACGTCATGCGGACGGTCGGAGACGTCGTCTCCGCCGGGGCAGCGGGCGTAATTCTCGAGGACCAGGAATGGCCCAAGAAGTGCGGGCACTTCGAGGGTAAGCGCGTCATCTCCGCCGAGGAGCACGCCGAGAAGATTAGGGCCGCCGTCGAGGCCCGCGGGTCCAGCGAGCTCGTCATAATAGGCCGGACCGACGCCCGCGCGGTGAACGGGCTCGAAGACGCTATACGCAGGGGGAGGATTTATTACGAGTCCGGGGCGGACGTCGTCTTCATCGAGGCCCCGCAGTCTGTCGAAGAGCTCCGGGAAATAGCGGCCGCGTTCCCCGACGCCCCTCTCTTCGCGAACATGGTCGAGGGCGGGAGGACGCCCCTTCTGAGCGCGGCCGAGCTCGGCGAGCTCGGGTTCAAGATAGTCGTCTTCCCCCTGTCCGGGCTTTTCTCGGCAACCAAAGCGATGGAGCGGTGCCTCGCCTACCTCAGGAAAAACGGCTCGACCTTCGGCTATGCGGACATGCTTACGTTCAGGGAGTTCGAGGCAGTGGTGGACGTCCCCGGGTACCGCGCCCTCGAAAAGAAGTTCACCGTCTCTTAA